A genome region from Streptomyces showdoensis includes the following:
- a CDS encoding DUF2182 domain-containing protein encodes MRLDRKALSPPLRPANLLSARQLALAWSLMAAIAVLAWVLVVEQARDMGVEPGTMGMGVAPFLLLWLVMMIAMMFPSVAPVALTWARAIGRQAPTRAVRAARTAQFVSGYLLAWTAFGLVAYGLLAGTGALVDAHPGAGRWIGAGAFLVAGLYQFGPWKDLCLRHCRSPMGQLVRYAGFRPRARDLRVGAHHGAYCVGCCWGLMAVLVPLGVMNVLAMAAVAVVVFVEKLWRLGPVFAQVVGAAFLVLAVLSLFQPWLLPGLIPSPSPMPEMLRGQALSL; translated from the coding sequence GTGCGCCTCGACCGGAAGGCCCTGTCACCCCCTCTGCGTCCGGCGAATCTGCTGTCGGCCCGGCAGCTCGCCCTCGCCTGGTCGCTGATGGCGGCGATCGCGGTCCTGGCCTGGGTGCTGGTGGTCGAGCAGGCCCGTGACATGGGGGTCGAGCCGGGCACCATGGGCATGGGCGTCGCGCCGTTCCTGCTGCTGTGGCTGGTCATGATGATCGCCATGATGTTCCCGTCGGTGGCCCCGGTGGCCCTCACCTGGGCGCGGGCCATCGGGCGCCAGGCGCCCACGCGGGCCGTGCGGGCGGCCCGTACCGCCCAGTTCGTCAGCGGCTACCTGCTGGCCTGGACGGCCTTCGGCCTGGTCGCCTACGGGCTGCTCGCCGGAACGGGGGCCCTGGTGGACGCGCACCCGGGCGCCGGGCGCTGGATCGGTGCCGGGGCGTTCCTGGTCGCCGGGCTGTACCAGTTCGGCCCGTGGAAGGACCTCTGCCTGCGCCACTGCCGGAGCCCGATGGGCCAGCTCGTGCGCTACGCGGGCTTCCGGCCCCGCGCCCGCGATCTGCGGGTCGGGGCGCACCACGGGGCGTACTGCGTCGGCTGCTGCTGGGGGCTGATGGCCGTGCTCGTCCCGCTGGGCGTCATGAACGTCCTGGCGATGGCCGCGGTGGCCGTGGTCGTCTTCGTCGAGAAGCTCTGGCGGCTGGGCCCCGTCTTCGCCCAGGTCGTCGGGGCGGCCTTCCTCGTGCTCGCGGTACTGAGCCTCTTCCAGCCCTGGCTGCTGCCGGGCCTGATCCCGTCGCCGTCGCCCATGCCGGAGATGCTCCGGGGGCAGGCCCTCTCCTTGTAG
- a CDS encoding DUF1326 domain-containing protein: MSETTAAVPRWHAAGDWFDTCKCNVPCPCSFAQLPTHGDCDGILAWHIREGRYGDVSLDGLNVLMLGSFVGNIWAEHTDTYAAVFVDERADDPQREALQMIFSGQAGSWPAEMVSMMGAEMRGMEFAPVEIEVADDLASWRAVVPGRVEASAVALTGPTTPEGARVQSTNLPGAETGPGQVATWGRSTADRADAHGFLWSREGRSSKHITFDWTGPDQR, encoded by the coding sequence ATGTCCGAGACGACGGCGGCCGTTCCCCGGTGGCACGCGGCGGGCGACTGGTTCGACACCTGCAAGTGCAACGTGCCCTGCCCCTGCTCCTTCGCCCAGCTCCCCACCCACGGCGACTGCGACGGCATCCTGGCCTGGCACATCCGCGAGGGCCGGTACGGCGACGTGTCGCTGGACGGGCTGAACGTGCTGATGCTGGGCTCGTTCGTCGGCAACATCTGGGCCGAGCACACGGACACGTACGCCGCGGTCTTCGTCGACGAACGCGCCGACGACCCCCAGCGCGAGGCGCTTCAGATGATCTTCAGCGGGCAGGCGGGCAGCTGGCCCGCCGAGATGGTGAGCATGATGGGCGCCGAGATGCGCGGCATGGAGTTCGCCCCCGTCGAGATCGAGGTCGCCGACGACCTCGCGAGCTGGCGGGCCGTGGTGCCGGGCCGGGTCGAGGCGAGCGCGGTCGCGCTCACGGGACCCACGACCCCGGAGGGCGCGCGCGTCCAGTCGACCAACCTGCCGGGCGCCGAGACCGGCCCCGGCCAGGTCGCGACCTGGGGCCGCTCGACGGCGGACCGCGCCGACGCCCACGGCTTCCTCTGGAGCCGCGAAGGGCGCTCCAGCAAGCACATCACCTTCGACTGGACCGGTCCCGACCAGCGGTGA
- a CDS encoding universal stress protein, producing MSRIVVGVSGSLASLAALRHATALARRERAELLAVLAWGPPEGEAAYARTPDRAWAGMWAEHARAGLTRAFEDALGAAPEGLVVERRLVRDAPAAALCRAADRPGDLLVLGTTTGRGRLGGPRRRPVLRAVTARAGGPVLVVPGPVLRRGEARVLRRHARAAVVAPGEYPAPAQTTG from the coding sequence ATGAGCAGGATCGTCGTCGGCGTGAGCGGCTCGCTCGCCTCGCTCGCCGCCCTGCGCCACGCCACCGCCCTCGCCCGCCGCGAGCGCGCCGAACTGCTCGCCGTCCTGGCCTGGGGGCCGCCGGAAGGGGAGGCGGCGTACGCCCGCACCCCCGACCGGGCCTGGGCGGGCATGTGGGCCGAGCACGCCCGGGCCGGGCTGACACGGGCCTTCGAGGACGCCCTGGGCGCCGCCCCCGAGGGGCTCGTCGTGGAGCGGCGCCTCGTGCGCGACGCTCCGGCCGCCGCCCTCTGCCGGGCGGCCGACCGCCCCGGTGACCTGCTCGTCCTCGGCACGACCACGGGCCGCGGCCGCCTCGGCGGACCGCGCCGACGGCCGGTGCTGCGGGCCGTCACGGCGCGGGCCGGGGGACCCGTCCTCGTGGTGCCGGGACCGGTGCTGCGCCGGGGCGAGGCCCGGGTCCTGCGGCGGCACGCCCGTGCCGCCGTCGTGGCGCCGGGGGAGTACCCGGCGCCCGCTCAGACGACCGGCTGA
- a CDS encoding FBP domain-containing protein, which produces MEPLTDKQIRASFVNCTKGDAARMKTPLDFAELPWSDLDFLGWVDPGAPLRAHLVVPRPEGPVGVTLRVPAVGRTSAVKSSMCQICLTAHASSGVTLLAAPLAGTRGREGNTIGTYVCADLACPLYVRGKREPRLRGLRHEESLSVPERLDRMMGNLHAFVDRVTAG; this is translated from the coding sequence GTGGAACCTCTGACCGACAAACAGATCCGTGCGTCCTTCGTGAACTGCACGAAGGGCGACGCGGCCCGGATGAAGACGCCGCTCGACTTCGCCGAGCTCCCCTGGTCCGACCTCGACTTCCTCGGCTGGGTCGACCCGGGCGCGCCGCTGCGCGCCCATCTCGTCGTCCCGCGTCCGGAGGGCCCGGTCGGCGTCACCCTGCGGGTGCCGGCGGTGGGCCGCACGAGCGCCGTGAAGTCCAGCATGTGCCAGATCTGCCTGACCGCGCACGCCTCGTCCGGCGTCACCCTGCTGGCCGCACCGCTCGCGGGCACCCGGGGTCGCGAGGGCAACACGATCGGCACCTACGTCTGCGCCGACCTCGCCTGCCCCCTCTACGTGCGCGGCAAGCGCGAGCCCCGGCTGCGCGGCCTCCGGCACGAGGAGTCCCTGAGCGTGCCGGAGCGGCTCGACCGGATGATGGGCAACCTGCACGCCTTCGTGGACCGCGTGACGGCCGGCTAG
- a CDS encoding CaiB/BaiF CoA transferase family protein gives MGPTEAPDAPETPDSPHAPEPFPPGALSGIVVADFGRVLAGPYMTMLLADLGAEVVKIERPGSGDDTRAWGPPFADGQATYFLGVNRNKRSVTLDLTDPADLATARAIVDRADVLVENFRPGTMDRLGLGYERVRASNPGLVYCSVTGFGAAEGARLPGYDLLVQAMGGLMSVTGEPGGAGTKAGVALVDVITGLHAGLGVLAALRHRERTGEGQRVEVSLLTSLLSALTNQAAAHLATGAVPRAMGNRHPSIAPYEVFEASDRPLVLAVGNDRQFRVLCERIGDPGLADDPRFAANTARVAHREELVEALSGPLAGRTADAWFEVLTEAGVPCGPINDLAGAFALADRLGLAPRVPASAAGPGQVAHPITLGATPAAYRTAPPRLGEHTDELLAELGRPEA, from the coding sequence ATGGGTCCCACGGAAGCACCGGACGCGCCGGAGACTCCGGATTCACCGCACGCGCCGGAGCCGTTTCCTCCCGGCGCCCTTTCCGGGATCGTCGTCGCCGACTTCGGCCGGGTGCTCGCCGGGCCGTACATGACGATGCTGCTCGCGGACCTCGGCGCCGAGGTCGTGAAGATCGAGCGGCCGGGCTCCGGCGACGACACCCGCGCGTGGGGTCCTCCGTTCGCCGACGGGCAGGCCACGTACTTCCTCGGCGTGAACCGCAACAAGCGGTCCGTCACCCTCGATCTGACCGACCCGGCCGACCTCGCGACGGCCCGCGCGATCGTCGACCGCGCGGACGTCCTCGTGGAGAACTTCCGCCCCGGCACGATGGACCGGCTCGGCCTCGGCTACGAGCGGGTGCGGGCCTCCAACCCGGGGCTCGTCTACTGCTCGGTGACCGGCTTCGGCGCGGCGGAGGGCGCCCGCCTGCCCGGCTACGACCTGCTCGTGCAGGCCATGGGCGGCCTCATGAGCGTCACCGGCGAACCCGGCGGCGCCGGCACCAAGGCCGGGGTCGCCCTGGTCGACGTGATCACCGGCCTGCACGCCGGCCTCGGCGTCCTCGCCGCCCTGCGCCACCGCGAGCGCACCGGCGAGGGCCAGCGGGTGGAGGTCTCGCTGCTCACCTCGCTGCTGTCCGCGCTCACCAACCAGGCCGCCGCCCATCTCGCCACCGGGGCCGTCCCGCGCGCCATGGGCAACCGGCACCCGAGCATCGCCCCGTACGAGGTGTTCGAGGCGAGCGACCGGCCGCTGGTCCTGGCCGTCGGCAACGACCGGCAGTTCCGCGTGCTCTGCGAGCGGATCGGGGATCCCGGGCTCGCCGACGACCCCCGGTTCGCCGCCAACACCGCCCGGGTCGCCCACCGCGAGGAGCTGGTCGAGGCGCTCTCCGGGCCGCTGGCGGGGCGCACCGCCGACGCCTGGTTCGAGGTGCTCACCGAGGCCGGAGTGCCCTGCGGCCCGATCAACGACCTCGCGGGGGCCTTCGCCCTCGCCGACCGCCTGGGACTCGCCCCGCGCGTCCCCGCCTCCGCCGCGGGCCCGGGGCAGGTCGCCCACCCGATCACGCTCGGGGCGACCCCCGCCGCCTACCGCACCGCTCCCCCGCGCCTGGGCGAGCACACCGACGAGCTCCTGGCCGAACTGGGGCGCCCCGAGGCCTGA
- a CDS encoding PLP-dependent aminotransferase family protein, which translates to MAQGRVVRTVVTVADRMLSGRQLAALLTPPPEGRFGYRELARAVRETLLDGRVALRMRLPAERELATALGVSRTTVTSAYDLLRESGYAHSRQGAGTWTALPEGQSPIGPAAIHGDTGSVIDLALAAPEAPAGVLAEALAAASAELPRYATTQGYHPYGLPELRAAIADRYSARGLPTRPEQILVTTGAQQALALALALLGGPGDRVLAENPSYTNALDAMRNHRLRITPVPVTETGWDSGLIEAALRQTAPRLAYLIPDFHNPTGRLMPEEQRREVAGAARSTRTWLVVDETLSDIALDVPAPRPFAASAGPGTAEQIISVGSLSKSCWGGLRVGWARASSRMVTELARVRITHDLSGSVLDQLVAVALMDRIDPLLPDRARELRRRREALVSALARHVPEWRWTLPPGGLCLWIDLGRPIASPLAARTLGHGVRVEGGARFGVDPGTHEHRLRIPYTLPGEVYETAAERLAAALAGAPARIADPGLPEWVA; encoded by the coding sequence ATGGCACAGGGTCGAGTGGTCCGTACCGTGGTCACCGTCGCGGACCGCATGCTGAGCGGCCGCCAGCTCGCGGCGCTGCTCACCCCGCCGCCCGAGGGCCGCTTCGGCTACCGGGAACTGGCCCGGGCGGTGCGCGAGACGCTGCTCGACGGACGGGTGGCGCTGCGGATGCGGCTGCCCGCCGAGCGCGAGCTCGCCACGGCCCTCGGCGTCAGCCGGACCACCGTCACCTCCGCGTACGACCTGCTCAGGGAGAGCGGTTACGCGCACAGCCGCCAGGGCGCGGGGACCTGGACGGCGCTCCCCGAGGGGCAGTCGCCGATCGGTCCCGCCGCGATCCACGGCGACACCGGGTCCGTGATCGATCTCGCGCTCGCCGCGCCCGAGGCCCCGGCGGGCGTGCTCGCCGAGGCGCTGGCCGCCGCCTCCGCCGAACTGCCCCGCTACGCGACCACCCAGGGCTACCACCCGTACGGCCTGCCGGAACTGCGCGCCGCCATCGCCGACCGGTACTCCGCCCGGGGACTGCCGACCCGGCCGGAGCAGATCCTGGTGACGACCGGCGCCCAGCAGGCGCTGGCGCTGGCCCTCGCGCTGCTCGGCGGGCCCGGCGACCGGGTGCTGGCGGAGAACCCCTCGTACACCAACGCCCTGGACGCCATGCGCAACCACCGGCTGCGGATCACCCCCGTGCCGGTCACCGAGACGGGCTGGGACAGCGGCCTGATCGAGGCGGCGCTGCGGCAGACCGCGCCCCGGCTCGCCTACCTGATCCCCGACTTCCACAACCCGACCGGCCGCCTGATGCCGGAAGAGCAGCGGCGGGAGGTGGCCGGCGCGGCCCGGTCCACCCGGACCTGGCTGGTCGTGGACGAGACGCTCTCCGACATCGCCCTGGACGTCCCGGCGCCCCGCCCGTTCGCGGCCTCGGCCGGGCCCGGGACGGCGGAGCAGATCATCAGCGTCGGCTCGCTCAGCAAGAGCTGCTGGGGCGGGCTGCGGGTGGGCTGGGCGCGGGCCTCCTCCCGGATGGTGACGGAGCTGGCCCGGGTGCGGATCACCCACGACCTGTCGGGTTCGGTCCTCGACCAGCTGGTCGCCGTGGCCCTGATGGACCGGATCGACCCCCTCCTCCCGGACCGCGCCCGGGAGCTGCGGCGGCGCAGGGAGGCACTGGTGTCGGCGCTCGCCCGGCACGTGCCGGAATGGCGGTGGACGCTGCCGCCGGGCGGGCTGTGCCTCTGGATCGACCTGGGCCGCCCGATCGCCTCCCCGCTCGCGGCGCGGACCCTCGGGCACGGGGTGCGGGTCGAGGGCGGAGCCCGGTTCGGGGTGGACCCCGGTACCCACGAACACCGGCTGCGCATCCCGTACACGCTGCCCGGCGAGGTGTACGAGACGGCGGCCGAGCGGCTCGCGGCGGCCCTGGCGGGCGCCCCGGCGCGCATCGCCGACCCCGGGCTGCCGGAGTGGGTGGCCTGA
- a CDS encoding acyl-CoA dehydrogenase family protein produces the protein MKSSPKPSRSSQSSPVHPLDLLAIDGLLTDEEREIRRTVRAAADRELRPHVAGWFEQGAIPARELARTLGGLGVLGMHLEGYGCAGTNSVAYGLACMELEAVDSGLRSLVSVQGSLAMYAIWKYGSEEQKQRWLPGMAAGEYIGCFGLTEPDAGSDPGAMRTNAKRDGSDWVLNGTKMWITNGSVADVAVVWARTEEGVRGFVVPTDTPGFSAPEIKQKLSLRASVTSELVMDDVRLPADAVLPEARGLSGPLGCLNEARFGIVFGALGAARDCLETAISYAADRTVFARPLSSYQLTQAKLADMSLELGKGMLLALHLGRLKDAGELTPEQISVGKLNNVREAIAVARECRTILGANGITLEYPVLRHANNLESVLTYEGTSEVHALVIGKALTGEQAFR, from the coding sequence GTGAAGTCGTCGCCGAAGCCGTCGCGTTCGTCCCAGTCCTCGCCCGTCCACCCGCTCGATCTGCTCGCGATCGACGGGCTGCTGACCGACGAGGAGCGCGAGATCCGCCGCACCGTACGGGCCGCGGCGGACCGCGAGCTGCGCCCGCACGTGGCCGGCTGGTTCGAGCAGGGCGCGATCCCGGCCCGCGAGCTCGCCCGCACCCTCGGCGGCCTCGGCGTCCTCGGCATGCACCTGGAGGGCTACGGCTGCGCGGGCACGAACTCCGTCGCGTACGGCCTGGCCTGCATGGAGCTGGAGGCCGTCGACTCGGGCCTGCGTTCCCTCGTCTCCGTCCAGGGCTCGCTCGCCATGTACGCGATCTGGAAGTACGGCTCCGAGGAGCAGAAGCAGCGCTGGCTGCCCGGGATGGCGGCCGGCGAGTACATCGGCTGCTTCGGCCTCACCGAGCCCGACGCCGGCTCCGACCCCGGCGCCATGCGCACCAACGCCAAGCGGGACGGCTCGGACTGGGTGCTGAACGGCACCAAGATGTGGATCACCAACGGCTCCGTCGCCGACGTCGCCGTGGTGTGGGCCCGGACCGAGGAGGGCGTCCGCGGCTTCGTCGTCCCCACGGACACCCCCGGCTTCAGCGCCCCCGAGATCAAGCAGAAGCTGTCCCTGCGCGCCAGCGTCACCAGCGAGCTCGTCATGGACGACGTCCGGCTGCCCGCCGACGCGGTCCTGCCGGAGGCCCGCGGCCTGTCCGGCCCGCTCGGCTGCCTCAACGAGGCCCGCTTCGGCATCGTCTTCGGCGCGCTCGGCGCGGCCCGCGACTGCCTGGAGACCGCGATCTCCTACGCCGCGGACCGCACCGTCTTCGCCCGCCCGCTCTCCTCGTACCAGCTGACCCAGGCGAAGCTCGCCGACATGTCCCTGGAGCTCGGCAAGGGCATGCTGCTCGCCCTGCACCTCGGCCGCCTGAAGGACGCGGGCGAACTGACCCCCGAGCAGATCAGCGTCGGCAAGCTCAACAACGTCCGCGAGGCCATCGCCGTCGCCCGCGAGTGCCGCACCATCCTGGGCGCCAACGGCATCACCCTGGAGTACCCGGTGCTGCGCCACGCCAACAACCTGGAGTCGGTCCTCACCTACGAGGGCACCAGCGAGGTGCACGCCCTGGTCATCGGCAAGGCGCTCACCGGCGAGCAGGCCTTCCGCTGA
- a CDS encoding SRPBCC family protein, whose amino-acid sequence MSGEFEASVEVDRPVEEVFAYLADGRNDPEFSPRVLEITKTPDGPTTVGTVFRSTVKDAGVKTSREFRITALGAPRTIRWSEQSKNLITAEGGYDLEPLPDGRTRVRIFNVLEGHGLGRILLGPALRAARKDAPDFARRIKAAVERS is encoded by the coding sequence ATGTCCGGAGAGTTCGAGGCCAGCGTCGAGGTCGACCGCCCGGTGGAGGAGGTCTTCGCCTACCTCGCCGACGGCCGCAACGACCCCGAGTTCAGCCCCCGGGTCCTGGAGATCACGAAGACTCCGGACGGCCCGACCACGGTCGGGACGGTGTTCCGCAGCACCGTGAAGGACGCCGGGGTGAAGACCTCCCGCGAGTTCCGCATCACCGCTCTGGGAGCGCCGCGCACGATCCGCTGGAGCGAGCAGAGCAAGAACCTCATCACGGCCGAGGGCGGCTACGACCTCGAACCGCTGCCGGACGGCCGCACCCGGGTCCGGATCTTCAACGTGCTCGAAGGCCACGGTCTCGGTCGCATCCTGCTCGGCCCGGCGCTTCGCGCGGCTCGCAAGGACGCTCCCGACTTCGCCCGCCGGATCAAGGCCGCCGTCGAGCGTTCCTGA